From the Kribbella sp. CA-293567 genome, the window ACGACGGACTCAACACCGTCGTACCGGCCGGCGATCCGGCGTACCAGAAGGCGCGGCCGGAGCTTGCCTACCAGCCGGACGAGGTGCTGGAGCTGGGAGACGGGCTGGGGCTCAATCCAGGGCTGAAGGGACTCAAGGGTCTGTGGGACGAGAAGGCGCTCGCGATCGTTCGCGGGGTCGGGTATCCGCAGCCGGATCGCAGTCACTTCCGGTCGATGGCGATCTGGCAGACGGCGGCGCCGAAGTCGCCCGTTCCGACGGGCTGGCTCGGGCGCTGGCTCGATCTGGCCGGTGCCGATCCCTTGAACGCGGTGTCGGTCGAGCCCACACTGCCGCCGTTGCTGGCAGGGGCGACGACGGCGGCAGCGTCGCTCCCCGTTCGAGGTCTCAAGCTCCCGTCGGGCAAGGTCGGTACTGCGTTCGCTGCGCTGGGCAACCCGAGCCCCGGCGAGGCGCCCTGGCAGGCGGCCGCCGCGAAATCGCTGGGGGATCTGCAGAACGCGTTACGAGTACTCGGTGGCGCTGTTCACGATCAGGCCGAGCGGGAGGACGACGAGGACGAGCAGCGGACCAAGGGCGCTTCGGCCGGTGGCGGATCGCAGCTCGGCGCTCAGCTGGACCTGGTGGCCGGACTGGTCGAGGCGGGAGTGCCGACCCGTGCGTACTCCGTGTCGCTGGGCGGCTTCGACACCCACGCGGACGAGCGGGGTACACAGCAGCGGTTGATGAGTGAGCTGGACGGTGCGCTGACACCCTTCGTCCGCAGGATGCGGAAGAGCGATCGCGGTCGGCAGGTGGTGGTCCTGGTGTACTCCGAGTTCGGGCGCCGGGTGCACGCGAACGGGAGTGACGGCACCGACCACGGAACTGCCGGGCCGCTGTTCGTGCTGGGCGAGCAGGTCCGGGGCGGCTTCTTCGGCGCGCAGCCCAGTCTGACCGACCTGGCGAGCGGCGATCTGGTGGCGACGACCGATTTCCGCGACGTCTACGGCACGGTACTGCGCGACGTACTGGGCGCGGACGGCGAGCGGATCCTGGACGGCCACAGCGGCACGGTCGATGGTCTGCTCAGGGTTTGAGAGTCAGCAGGAACGCCGCGCCCGGCTTGCCGTCAGGACGGTCGGTCGCGATCAGGTCGCCACCGTGGGCCCGGGCGAAACCGCGGGCGATCGGCAGACCGAGACCCGAGCCGCGGCTGCGCTCACCGTGCACGAGTCGCTGGAAGATCCGTTCCCGATCCTCCACCGGTACGCCGGGCCCGTCGTCCTGGACGACGACCTGTACCTGCCCGGCGCTGCTACCGATCAGGACATCGATCCGACCGCTGTCCCCGGTGGCGTGGCGGGCGTTGTCGAGCAGGTTGGCGAGAATCTGGGTGAGCCGGTCGCGGTCGGCGTCCAGTTGGACGTCCGCGCCGATGATCTCGATCGTGAGGCCCGGGGCGAGCAGCCGCAGCCGGCCGGCCTGCGTCCGGGCGAGATGCTTGAGCAGGACGGGCTCGCGCCGCAGGACCAGCCCGGCGTCGATCCGGGCGAGTTCGAGCAGGTCGGCGACCAGGCTGCCGGCCCGGCGGGACTCGCGGACCAGCAGCAGTTCGAGTTCGTCGCGGCGTTCGGCCGGAGCGTCGGGGCCGAGCTGGAGCAGGGTCTCGGCGGCGGTCTGCAGTCCGGTGACCGGCGTACGGAGTTCGTGGGCGGCGTCGGCGACGAACTGGCGAAGGTGCTGCTCCGCGCCGCGGGCCGTCCGTTCGGCGCCTTCCAGGGAGTCGAGCATCTCGTCGAAGGCGGCGGCTGTGCGGCCGAGTTCGGTGTCGCGGCGCGTTGGCTGCAGGCGGCCACCGCGGCGGCCGGCGGCGATCGAGCGGGCCAGCGAGGTCATCGTGTCGAGCGGCGCCAGCGCGAGCCGCATGCCCAGGACCAGCGCGACGCCCGTGATGAGAAGAGCGGCCGCGCCGGCGATGAACAGCACGCGTTGCAGGGTTCGGCTCGCGCCGTCCAGCAGCGAGGTGTCGGCGGAGAGGAGCAGCGTGGCGCCCCGGGTGCGCTGGCCCGCGGCCAGGGTGGTCCGCACCTGGCGAAGTTCGCCGGTGGGTTCGAGGGCCGGGGCACCGAACTGCTGGCCGGTGCGCAGCACCAGGGTGACCCGGACGCCGTCGGCGTCGATCCGGCGGACGAGGTTGTTGGGGGCAACGTTCTGCCGGGCCAGTTGCTGGGCGAGTTGCGCGCGGCCGGTCAGCAGCGTGCTCAAATTGCGCTCGGCCTGGGCGTCGAAGATCGCCTTGACCGCGAGACCTGTGACGGGCAGGACGATCAGCAGCACCAGCAGTGCGGTGATCGTGACCCGCCGGCGTAGCGAGACGGTGTTCACTCCCGGGCCGCTTCCCGGAGGATGTAGCCCGCGCCGCGGATGGTGTGCAGCAGGGGAGGTGCGCCGAGTTTGCGGCGCAGGGCGCTGACGTGGACCTCGACCAGGTTCGCGGCGTAGTCGTCGTACCCCCAGACCGCGGCCAGCAGTTGCGTCTTGCCGACGACCTTGTCCCGGCGGCCGGCCAGGAACGTCAGCAGCTTCAGCTCGGTCGCCGTCAGATCGAGCGGGCGCCCGGCGCGACTGGCCGAGCCGGCCTCCACGTCGACCACCAGGTCGGCGAGCTCCAGGACGGTCCGCAGCCGGCCCATCCGGCGCAGTACGGCCTCGATCCGGGCGATCAGCTCGGCCAGCACGAACGGCTTGACCACGTAGTCGTCGGCGCCGGTCCGCAGTCCGTGCAGCCGGTCCTCGACGGCGTCGCGGGCAGTGAGCAGGACGATCCCCGCGTTCGAGACCTGACGGACCACCTCCAGCAGGGCGAAGCCGTCCCGGCCGGGCAGCATCACGTCGAGCAGCACGAGGTCGGGCCGGAAGGCAGCAAGATCGCGTTCGAGGGTGTCGCCGTCGGCGCGGGTCAGCACCTCGCAGCCGGACTCCTGCAGCGCGATCCCGACAGCGGTCCGGATCGCCTCCGCGTCCTCGACCACGAGGACCTTCGCCATCATCCACCCATCGTGCCACCGCCGGACGGCTCAGCCGTACTCCGGACGCGCGGCTTCAGCACACCTTCAGCTACCGGCGCGGTGCGAGACCGGTCTGCTGATGGGTACCTGCATCGGGCCGCGGCGGTAGTCACGGCCAGACGCTGGTCAGAACCTCGATGAACGCCGCCGCGAGTGGGTCCGGCGCACCGCGGGTGTAGGCGGTGAGGGTGCGGCGGGTGGGCGGTTCGGTGCGCAGTACGTGCCCGTCGAAGCCCGGCGGGAGGATGTTGGCCGGGACCAGGGCCGGGCCGAGGCCGGCTGCCGCGAGGGCCGGGGCCGCGGCGGTCTGCTCGATGTGGACGGCCGCGCGCGGCTCGAAACCGGCTTTCGCGCAGGCCTGGTTCAGCACGTCGGCCAGGCCGTGGCCCGGGGTGTAGTGCACCCAGGCACGGTCGGCCAGATCCTTCAGCTTGACGGACTTCCGGCGCGCGACCGGGTCGTCGGCGGCGACGACCACAACGAGCTCCTCCTTGCCCAGCACCTGGGTCCGCCCCGGCCAGCTCGGTGGCGCCGGGCCGACGGCGAGATCCGCCTGGCCGGCGCTCATCGCCTTGGCCAGCTCATCGGTGTGCCGGTGCTCGAAGAGGCGGATGGCGACGTCCGGACAGGTCCGCCGCCAGGCTTTGAGCGCGATCGGCAGGATGCCGAGGCTGATCGAGTAGAGCGTCGCGATCTGCAGCTCGCCGGACTCCAGCCCAGCGGTCTGGCGGGCCGCGCAGCGCGCCCGCTCGGCGTCGGCCAGCGCGGCGCGGGCGTGCGGGAGCATCGCGCGGCCGGTCGGAGTGAGCCGCACCGCGCGCGGAAGCCGCTCCAGCAGCGGGCTGCCGGTGGACCGCTCGAGCGCACGGATCTGGTGCGACAGCGCCGGCTGGGTGACGTGCAGCAGCTCGGCCGCCCTGGTGAACGAGCCCAGGTCGACGACGGTGACCAGATATTCGAGCTGCCGCAGCGTCGCCATGAACAGAGCTTATGGGATCGGTGATCACTATGCCTTGGACTTATCCACAGGGTTAGCCACAGGCTGGGGATATGAACCTGGGGAAAACCGCGCTTGTAGTGGGCGCCCGCGGAGTGATCGGATCGAAGCTGGTCGAGCACCTGGACTCGCTGCCGGACTGGGAGGTCGTCGGGCTGTCCCGGCGAGGCGGGGCCGACGCGCCCGGCGTACGGCAGCTGGCGGTGGATCTTCTCGATCCGGACGACACCCGCGCCGAGCTGTCCGGCCTGACGGAGGTGACGCACGTCTTCTACGCCGCCTATCAGGACCGGCCGACCTGGGCCGAGCTGGTCCCGCCCAACCTGGCCATGCTGGTCAACGTCGTCGACGCGATCGAGCCGGTCGCTCGCGGCCTGCGGCACGTCAGCCTGATGCAGGGCTACAAGGTGTACGGCGCGCACCTCGGTCCGTTCAAGACGCCGGCCAGGGAGGATGATCCGCCGCACCTGCCGCCGGAGTTCAACGTCGATCAGCAACGCTTTCTCGAGCAGCGGGCGGCCGGCGCGGACTGGGACTGGTCGGCGATGCGGCCCTCCGTCGTCGGTGGCGCCGCTTTGGGCAACCCGATGAACCTGGCGGTCGGAATCGCCGTCTACGCGTCGATCTCGAAGGAACTGGGCGTGCCGTTGCGGTTCCCCGGCAAGCTCGGCGCCTACGACAGCCTGCTGGAGCTGACCGATGCCGGGTTGTTGGCCAAGGCAACCGTCTGGGCGGCGACCGCGCCGGCCGCGGCGAACCAGGCGTTCAACATCACCAACGGAGATCTGTTCCGGTGGAACGAGCTGTGGCCGAAGCTCGCCCGCTGGTTCGGGCTGGAGGTGGCGCCGCCGTTGCAGCTCTCCCTGCAGACGGTGATGGCCGACAAGGAGCCGCTGTGGAAGCAGCTGCAGGCAACCCACGGCCTCGCCGGTACGCCGTACGCCGAGGTCTCGTCCTGGCCGTTCGCGGATTTCGTCTTCGGCTGGGACTACGACTTCTTCGCCGACGGGTCGAAGGCCCGCCGGGCCGGTTTCCACGAGTACGTCGACACCGAGGCGATGTTCCTGGGAATCTTCGAGACCCTTCGGCGCGAGCGCGTCATCCCGTGACGGTGTGGCATGCTCCCGGCTGTGGCTGGACAAGGAGCGGGGCAGGGCGCCGGACGGGTGCTGGGAGCCAACCTGCGGGCGCGGCGGGACGAACAGGGCATCTCGCTGTCCGAGCTGGCGCGGCGGTCGGGGATCGCCAAGGGCACGTTGTCCCAGCTGGAGTCGGGAGCGGGTAATCCGACGATCGAGACGGTGTTCAGTCTGTCGAACGCTTTGGCGGTTCCCGTCTCGTCCTTGCTGAACGAGCCACCGGCCTCGGACCTGGTGCACGTGCGGTCCTCGGACGTCGACGTGCTGACCGGGGACGCGGTCGACCTGCGGATGTTGCGGCGACTGGAGCATCCAGGGTCGCTGCTGGAGGTCTACGACCAGCAGATCCGGGCCGGGGCGGTGCAGCATTCCGCCGGGCATCCGGGGACGGAGCATCACGTCGTACTGACCGGGCGGTTGCGGATCTCGGCCCACGGGCAGCAGTTCGAGCTGGAGGCGGGCGACTATCTGGCGTTCCGGGCACACGCGGCGCACGAGTACGAGGCGCTCGACGGACTGGTCCGGTCGGTGTTGCTGTTGGAGTATCCGCCGGACGGACAGCCGGCGTCGCTGGAGAGCCTGCACCTGAGCTGATGGGTGCCCGTTGACCTGGGCGGCCGACGGACGTACGCTCGAATCGTTCATTTTACTGAACGGTCGGGTGGAGGGTCGGATGACTGAGGTCGATGTGGTGGTGGTCGGGGCGGGCATCGTCGGTGCCGCCTGCGCCGAAGCCTTGTCGACGGCCGGCGTGCGGGTGCTTGTCCTGGATCGTGGCTCTCCCGCGGGCGGGACGACGGCGGCCGGCGAGGGCAATGTCCTGGTCTCCGACAAGGAGCCCGGGCCGGAGCTCGAGCTGGCGATCGCGTCCCGGGCGGAGTGGCGCGCAGTACTGGAGCGGCTGCCGGAGCGAGTGGCGGATGTCGAGTGGGAGCCGAAGGGCGGCCTGGTGGTCGCGACCGGCGATCCGGAGCCGCTGGAGGACTTTGCCGCGGCACAGCGTGGTGCGGGCGTCGATGCCCGGGTGATCAAGCCTGCGGAGGCGTTCGAGTTGGAGCCTCTGCTGACTCCCGCTGTGACTGTCGGCGTCTACTACCCGGAGGATGCTCAGCTCCAGCCGGTTCTCGCGGCCACGGCGTTGCTGGCCGCAGTACGGGCTCGTGGTGGTGAGGTCCGCGGCGGATCCGGCGCCCTGGCCGTACGCCGTTCCGGTGGGCGCGTGACCGGTGTCGAGACGGCTGCGGGCGTCGTCGCCTGTGGCGCGGTGGTCAACGCGTGCGGGCCGTGGGCAGGTGACTTCAGCGCGATGGCTGGTGGGCCGATCCGGATCCTGCCGCGCCGGGGGATGATCCTGGTGACCGCGCCGTTGCCGGAGTGCGTGCGGCACAAGGTGTACGACGCTGACTATGTCGGCGCGGTCGGCAGTGGCGACGCGGAGCTGCAGACGTCGACGGTGGTCGAGTCGACCCGGGGCGGGACGGTGCTGATCGGGTCCAGCAGGGAGCGGATCGGGTTCGACGATTCGGTCCGGGTGAAGGTGCTGCGGGAACTGGCGCGGAAGGCCGTCGGGCTGTTCCCGTTCCTTGGTGAGGTGCCGGTGATGCGGGCCTACGGGGGCTTCCGGCCTTACGCGCCGGATCATCTGCCGGTGATCGGTGCCGATCCGCGGGTCGAGGGTTTGTGGCACGCGACCGGGCACGAGGGCGCCGGGATCGGGCTGGCCGCGTCGACCGGGCGGTTGCTGACGGAGCTGTACCTCGGGCTGGAGCCGCATGTCGATGCCGCGGCGTTCCGGGTCGATCGACCGGGTCTGCTGGGGGTTTCATGAGCCCGTATCTGCGTCCCGCCGAAGGCGATCCGGCCGAGGTGCGAGCGAGCGAGCCGATCGTGGTGACTGTCGATGGTCGACCGCTGAAGGCTTTGCCGGGTCAGACCGTTGCTGCCGCCTTGATGGCCGACGGACGCGACTCGTGGCGGACCACCCGAAACGGTGGCCGAGGCCGTGGGGTCTTCTGCGGGATCGGGGCCTGCTTCGACTGTTTGGTCGTCGTGAACGGCTCGCCGGATGTGCGGGCTTGTCAGCGGGTGGTGCGAGCCGGGGACGAGGTCCGGACGCAGCGAGGGACTGAGTTGCCGGGGATTTCCGGTGCTGTCGGGATGGACCGCGAGATGGCGACGGGCGGCGAGGTGGGTGCTCGCGGCGTACAGGTGGCGGCGGTCGTGGTGGTGGGGGCTGGCCCCGCGGGGATGAGTGCTGCGGTTGCTGCGGCCGACGCGGGGAGTTCGGTGCTGCTGATCGATGCCGGCGCGGGGGCCGGGGGACAGTTCAATCGGCAGTTGCCGGCGGAGTTCCGGGCTGGGCGGCCGGAGAAGTTGCAGCACGGGTGGACGGCGTTCGCGCGGTTGCGCGATCGGATCGCTGGTGACCCGGAGATCACGCAGTTGACCGAGACGAGCGTGTGGGCGGTCGAACGGGGCGTACGGCGTACCAGGTTGTGGTTGCAGCGGGGAGCGGCTGACTCCGCCGGACGCGAGGTATGGGCGGTTGAGACGTCGGCGCTGGTGCTCGCGACGGGTGCTTATGACCGGGTGTTGCCGTTCCCTGGGTGGGAGTTGCCGGGTGTTTACACGGCGGGAGCCGCGCAGGCGTTGGCGAAGGGGCAGCGAATCGCGGTCGGACGCCGTGTGGTGGTCGCCGGTACTGGGCCGTTCTTGTTGCCTGTGGCCGAGTCTCTGGTCGGCGTCGGCGCTGAGGTAGTCGCACTGCTCGAAGCCAACCATCCGATGACCGTTGCCAAGGGGTGGCTCTCGGATCCGCTGGCAGCTGCGACGAAGGTTTCGGAAGGTGCTGGGTACGCGGCTCTGCTTGCTCGCCACCGTATTCCCTTGTTTCATGGGCGTACGGTAATCGCCGCCCATGGCGAGGACCGGGTGGAAGCAGTCACCACCGCCCGCCTGGACCGCGACTGGAATCCGATCCCCGGCACGGAGAAACGGCTGGAGGTCGACGCTGTCTGTCTCGGCTTCGGCTTCACTCCCAACCTCGAGCTCGCCGTCTCCACCCGCTGCCAACTGACCGAGGCGCCGGACGGCGGGCGCGCCGTACTGGTCGACGAGAACCAGCAGACCACCAGCCCTGGTGTCTGGGCGGCAGGCGAACTGACCGGCATCGGCGGAGCTGCGTTGGCTGCAGCCGAAGGCCGAGTAGCTGGCGCGGCAGCAGCAGTCGCGGCCTCGTCACCTCCGGCGGCCAGTAGCGCGGACCGCCGTGCAGTTGCTCAAGGCAAGCGATTCGCCGCGGCGCTGGCCGCGGCGTATCCGGTGCGGGACGGGTGGCTGAAGTGGAGTGCCGAGGACACGTTGGTGTGCCGGTGTGAGGAAGTGAGCCGGGGGGATGTCGACGAGGCCGTGCGGGCTCGGGAGGTTGGTGGGGCCCGGAGTTTGAAGCTCAGTTCGCGGGTGGGGCTGGGGTTGTGTCAGGGCAGGGTTTGTGGACGGAACGTGGCTGCGATCAGCGGCGTGCGGGAGGAGTACGGGCGGCCGGTGACGCAGCCCGTGCGGATGAGTGATTTGGCCGGCGCGGAGATTCTGGAGGATTTGTGAGCGAGAAGCTTGATGGTGTGATCGTGGCCACCGCTTTGCCGTACGCCGAGGACGCGGCGGCACCGGCGGGGTTGCGGCCCGACTACGACAGGTACGCCGAGCACTGCCGGTGGCTGGTCGAGAACGGCTGTCGTGGGGTAGGACCCAACGGTTCGCTGGGGGAGTACTCCTCGCTGACCGACGAGGAGCGGCGGCAGGTCGCGCGGACGGCGATCGAGGCGGTGGGGAACGACGGGATCGTGGTCGTCGGGGTGCACGGAGCGGGGGCGCACCAGGCTCGGGCGTGGGCGGAGCAGGCGGCGGAGGACGGGGCGGACGGCGTACTGTGCCTGCCGCCGACCATGTACCGGGCGAACCGGGGTGAGGTGATCCATCACTACACCGAGGTCGCCAAGGCCGGTTTGCCGGTGATGGTCTACAACAACCCGCACGACACCAAGGTCGACCTGACCCCCGAACTGCTGGCCGAGATCGCGCAGATCGACAACATCGTCGCGGTGAAGGAGTTCACCGGTGACGTCCGGCGGATCCTGGAGATCCGTGAGCTGGCGCCGAGCCTGACCGTCGTGGCCGGTGCCGACGACCTGACGCTGGAGGCGCTGCTGATGGGGGCGACCGGCTGGTTCGCCGGCTTCCCGAACGTCTTCCCGGCCGAGTCCGTCCGGCTCTACGACCTCGCGCTGGCCGGCAAGGTCGCCGAGGCGCGTGCACTGTACGAGCCGCTCGTCGCCGCGTTCCGCTGGGATTCGCGGGTCGAGTTCGTGCAGGCGATCAAGTACGGCATGGACTACGTCGGCCGGTACGGCGGCCCCTGCCGCCCGCCGCGTGGACCGCTCGTGCCCGAGCACCTCGCCCAGCTGGAGCAGGACATGAAGAAGGCCGTGGAGTCGCTGGCATGAGATCGGTCCGGACCCTGAGCGCGATCGACTCGCACACCGAGGGGATGCCGACCCGGGTGATCACCGGCGGCGTCGGCGTGATCCCGGGTGCGACGATGGCCGAGCGACGGCTGCACTTCCTCGAACACGACGACGACGTGCGGCTGTTCCTGATGAACGAGCCGCGGGGTCACTCGGCGATGAGCGGCGCGATCCTGCAACCGCCGACCCGGCCGGACGCCGACTGGGGAGTGCTCTTCATCGAGGTCTCCGGCTGCCTGCCGATGTGCGGGCACGGGACGATCGGCGTCGCCACCGTGCTGGTCGAGTCGGGCATGGTGAAGGTGACCGAGCCGCTCACCCAGGTCCGGCTGGACACTCCGGCCGGCCTGGTCGTCGCGGATGTTGCCGTCAGCAACGGTCGCGCCGAGCACGTGACGATCCAGAACGTATCGGCGTACTCGCACGCGCTGGATGCGACGGTCAAGGTCGACGGGCTGGGCGAGGTCACCTACGACCTCGCGTACGGCGGGAACTTCTACGCGATCCTGCCGCTGGCGCAGCTCGGCATCGCGTTCGACCGGTCCGAGAAGGACCGGATTTTGCGCGCCGGGCTGGACATCATGGACGCGATCAACGCGACGGACCGGCCGGTGCATCCGCTCGATTCGTCGATCAACGAGTGCAAGCATGTCCAGTTCACCGCGCCCGGCCACGACGGGGCGCACTCCCGCAACGCGATGGCGATCCACCCGGGATGGTTCGACCGCTCGCCGTGCGGGACCGGTACGTGTGCCCGGATGGCGCAGCTGCATGCTCGCGGTGAGCTCGGGCTCGGCGAGGGCTTCGTCAACGAGTCGTTCATCGGCACGCGCTTCACCGGCCGGCTGCTGGCGGAGACGACGGTCGGTGACCGGGCGGGCGTCGTACCGACTGTCACCGGGCGCGCGTGGATCACCGGGATGGGGCAGTACCTGCTCGACCCGAGCGATCCGTTCCCGACCGGATTCGTTCTCTAGCTGGTGAAGCGGAGGGACTGACCCGGGCGGAGCTGGGCGCAAGCGGGAAGGTCGGCGGCGGCTACGTAGGCGATGACGGGGTAGCCGCCGGTGACCGGATGGTCTGCGAGGAAGAGCACCGGCAGTCCTGACGGGGGAATCTGCAGCGCGCCCAGCGCCATCCCCTCGCTGGGAAGTTCGCCTTGGCGGACGCGTTCCAGCGGAGCGCCTTCGAGCCGTACGCCGATGCGGTTGCTGTTGCTGCTGACGGTGTAGGTCCGGCCGATCAACGCGCCCGGCGCGAACCAGTCCTCGCGCGGCCCAGGAGTCACCCGTACTGCGACCTCGCCCGCCGCTGGATCAGCCACGGGGGCGAGGTCGACACCTGGCATCGGCCCGTGCTCGCGGCCGACGGGAAGTTCGTCGCCCGCCCTCAGAGGCGCGGGGCCGAGCCCGGACAGCAGGTCGGTCGATCGCGATCCGAGGACCGGGTCGACCGCAAGACCTCCTCGGATCGCGACATAGGTCCGCAACCCGCTCGCCGGTGCTCCGAGTCGCAGTACGGCGCCTGCTCGCAGCGTGAAAGGCGCGTTGAGAGGTACGCCGGCGCAGGGCGCGCCGGTCACCGCCACCACGACGTCGGTTTCGGCCCGAAGAGCCAGACCACCGAAGGTCACCTCGATCGCGGCAGCACCGGCCGCGTTGCCGACCAGCCGGTTCGCCAGCTCGTAGGAGCGGAGATCACAAGCCCCCGATCGCGGTACCCCGAGGGCTGCCTGCCCGGTTCGCCCGCGGTCCTGAATAGTTGCCAAGGGCCCGGAATCGAGCATCGTCAGCGTGGTGGCCGGTGTCCCGGAGTGCGCCATCAGGTCTTCACCTCGACGAAGCGAACCCGGCGGCCGGGCCAGAAGAGTGCTGCCGGGTCGCGGGTCTGGTCGAAGACCTTCAGCTCGGTGTGACCCAGAAGTTGCCAGCCACCGGGGGATTCTCGGGGGTAGACGCCGCTGAACTCGCCGGCCAGCGCGACCGCGCCGACGGGCACCTTGGTGCGCGGCGACTCGCGGCGAGGGACGTCCCAGTCGCCCGCACCGGTGAGATAGCCGAAGCCTGGGGCGAAGCCGCAGAAGGCGACTGTCCAGTCCTCGCTGGTGTGGCGTTCGATCACGTCGTCGATGGAGCAGTTGAGGAGTTCGGCCAGGTCGGGCAGGTCTTCCCCGTCGTAGACGACAGGGATCTCGACCAGTTCGCCGCCGGTACGGGTGCCGGTGATCGGCCGCACCGACCGCAGGGCCTTCGTCAGCTCCGCCAGGTCGGCGCCGTCGGTGGTGAGCATGACCGTGCGCGCCGCCGGGATGATGTCGACGACACCGGCAGGCGGAGCGTCGGACAGCGCGGCGTAGTACCCGAGGACCTCGTCGAGATCCTCCAGTTCCACCAGTACGGCGCGGTCGCCGGCCGGCAGGATCCGCATCAGCGGCCGAACGGGCTCAGCGCGACGCCCGCTCCTTCCAGCGCCCTGCGGACCTGCAGAGCGATCTCGACCGCACCGGGAGTGTCACCGTGGACGCAGATGGAGTCCGGTGCCAGCCGCAGTGCACCACCCTCGTGGTCCTCGATCACGCCACCCGTCGCCATCGCGGTGCAGCGGGCCGCGATCTCCGTGCCGTCGTGCAGTACCGAACCGGCTTCACGCCGGGACACCAGCGTGCCCGAAGGCGTGTAGGCACGGTCGGCGAAGGCTTCGTGGACGACGGTCAGCCCGGCCTCGGCCGCGAGCCGGAGCCAGGCCGAGCCGGGCAACCCGAGCACCGGCAGCGCGGCGTCGTAGTCGACGATCGCGCCGACCACGGCCGCGGCCTGCCCCTCGTTGGTGCTGATCGTGTTGTAGAGGGCCCCGTGGGGTTTCACGTACCGGACGCGATCGCCCGCGATCCGGGCGAACGCGTCCAGCGCGCCGAGTTGGTAGACCACCTCGTCGCGCAACACGGCGGGTTCGACGTCCAGGAACCGGCGGCCGAAGCCGGCCTTGTCGTCGTAGCCGACGTGCGCGCCGATCGCGACGCCCCGCTCGACCGCCTGCCCAGTCACCCGGCGCATGATCGACGGATCGCCGGCGTGGAAACCACAGGCGATGTTGGCGCTGGTGACGACGTCGAGCAACGCGCTGTCGTCGCCCATCGTCCACGAGCCGAAGCCCTCACCCAGATCGGCGTTGAGATCCATCGGTCGACTCCTATCCGAACAGTTCGAAGACCGGCTTGACCGAGCGGACGGCCAAGTAGATGGTCAGCAGCCAGGCCGCGCCGCCGATCGCC encodes:
- a CDS encoding SDR family oxidoreductase, which translates into the protein MNLGKTALVVGARGVIGSKLVEHLDSLPDWEVVGLSRRGGADAPGVRQLAVDLLDPDDTRAELSGLTEVTHVFYAAYQDRPTWAELVPPNLAMLVNVVDAIEPVARGLRHVSLMQGYKVYGAHLGPFKTPAREDDPPHLPPEFNVDQQRFLEQRAAGADWDWSAMRPSVVGGAALGNPMNLAVGIAVYASISKELGVPLRFPGKLGAYDSLLELTDAGLLAKATVWAATAPAAANQAFNITNGDLFRWNELWPKLARWFGLEVAPPLQLSLQTVMADKEPLWKQLQATHGLAGTPYAEVSSWPFADFVFGWDYDFFADGSKARRAGFHEYVDTEAMFLGIFETLRRERVIP
- a CDS encoding HAMP domain-containing sensor histidine kinase — protein: MNTVSLRRRVTITALLVLLIVLPVTGLAVKAIFDAQAERNLSTLLTGRAQLAQQLARQNVAPNNLVRRIDADGVRVTLVLRTGQQFGAPALEPTGELRQVRTTLAAGQRTRGATLLLSADTSLLDGASRTLQRVLFIAGAAALLITGVALVLGMRLALAPLDTMTSLARSIAAGRRGGRLQPTRRDTELGRTAAAFDEMLDSLEGAERTARGAEQHLRQFVADAAHELRTPVTGLQTAAETLLQLGPDAPAERRDELELLLVRESRRAGSLVADLLELARIDAGLVLRREPVLLKHLARTQAGRLRLLAPGLTIEIIGADVQLDADRDRLTQILANLLDNARHATGDSGRIDVLIGSSAGQVQVVVQDDGPGVPVEDRERIFQRLVHGERSRGSGLGLPIARGFARAHGGDLIATDRPDGKPGAAFLLTLKP
- a CDS encoding response regulator transcription factor → MMAKVLVVEDAEAIRTAVGIALQESGCEVLTRADGDTLERDLAAFRPDLVLLDVMLPGRDGFALLEVVRQVSNAGIVLLTARDAVEDRLHGLRTGADDYVVKPFVLAELIARIEAVLRRMGRLRTVLELADLVVDVEAGSASRAGRPLDLTATELKLLTFLAGRRDKVVGKTQLLAAVWGYDDYAANLVEVHVSALRRKLGAPPLLHTIRGAGYILREAARE
- a CDS encoding NAD(P)/FAD-dependent oxidoreductase codes for the protein MTEVDVVVVGAGIVGAACAEALSTAGVRVLVLDRGSPAGGTTAAGEGNVLVSDKEPGPELELAIASRAEWRAVLERLPERVADVEWEPKGGLVVATGDPEPLEDFAAAQRGAGVDARVIKPAEAFELEPLLTPAVTVGVYYPEDAQLQPVLAATALLAAVRARGGEVRGGSGALAVRRSGGRVTGVETAAGVVACGAVVNACGPWAGDFSAMAGGPIRILPRRGMILVTAPLPECVRHKVYDADYVGAVGSGDAELQTSTVVESTRGGTVLIGSSRERIGFDDSVRVKVLRELARKAVGLFPFLGEVPVMRAYGGFRPYAPDHLPVIGADPRVEGLWHATGHEGAGIGLAASTGRLLTELYLGLEPHVDAAAFRVDRPGLLGVS
- a CDS encoding helix-turn-helix domain-containing protein, with the translated sequence MAGQGAGQGAGRVLGANLRARRDEQGISLSELARRSGIAKGTLSQLESGAGNPTIETVFSLSNALAVPVSSLLNEPPASDLVHVRSSDVDVLTGDAVDLRMLRRLEHPGSLLEVYDQQIRAGAVQHSAGHPGTEHHVVLTGRLRISAHGQQFELEAGDYLAFRAHAAHEYEALDGLVRSVLLLEYPPDGQPASLESLHLS
- a CDS encoding LysR family transcriptional regulator — encoded protein: MATLRQLEYLVTVVDLGSFTRAAELLHVTQPALSHQIRALERSTGSPLLERLPRAVRLTPTGRAMLPHARAALADAERARCAARQTAGLESGELQIATLYSISLGILPIALKAWRRTCPDVAIRLFEHRHTDELAKAMSAGQADLAVGPAPPSWPGRTQVLGKEELVVVVAADDPVARRKSVKLKDLADRAWVHYTPGHGLADVLNQACAKAGFEPRAAVHIEQTAAAPALAAAGLGPALVPANILPPGFDGHVLRTEPPTRRTLTAYTRGAPDPLAAAFIEVLTSVWP
- a CDS encoding DUF1501 domain-containing protein, which encodes MDNLTRRRFLTMSGVTAAGALAVGATQVNWSDLMTAAVENPLQSEDSVLVVVTLYGGNDGLNTVVPAGDPAYQKARPELAYQPDEVLELGDGLGLNPGLKGLKGLWDEKALAIVRGVGYPQPDRSHFRSMAIWQTAAPKSPVPTGWLGRWLDLAGADPLNAVSVEPTLPPLLAGATTAAASLPVRGLKLPSGKVGTAFAALGNPSPGEAPWQAAAAKSLGDLQNALRVLGGAVHDQAEREDDEDEQRTKGASAGGGSQLGAQLDLVAGLVEAGVPTRAYSVSLGGFDTHADERGTQQRLMSELDGALTPFVRRMRKSDRGRQVVVLVYSEFGRRVHANGSDGTDHGTAGPLFVLGEQVRGGFFGAQPSLTDLASGDLVATTDFRDVYGTVLRDVLGADGERILDGHSGTVDGLLRV